The following coding sequences are from one Seonamhaeicola sp. ML3 window:
- a CDS encoding glycoside hydrolase family 3 N-terminal domain-containing protein produces the protein MRQICFVFLALSVFNITLGQTVSNPLLAEDVNAQKKWVDSIYNTMTLKERVGQLYMVQVMSNQDSKTKTKIVNLIKNQKIGGIIYSNGGPVKQAKLNNELQAISKTPLLIGMDAEWGLCMRLDSTYAFPWNMTMGAISDNKLIEKAGKHIGEHCKRIGVHFNFAPVVDINTNPENPIIGNRSFGESRDNVTAKALAFMKGMQGAGVLANAKHFPGHGDTSQDSHKTLPTITFDEKRIDSVELYPYRQLIRAGLSSVMVAHLNVPSLESKPGYPSSLSKNIVTNILKETLGFKGLIFTDALTMKGAADFDLTGDIDVAAFKAGNDVMLMSEDPEIGILKIVRAYNDGEITEARLAHSVKKILQAKYKVGLNTYSPIGLYNLKDDLNRLEDDILYEELIENAITVVENKANLLPVRHLETKKIAYVQMGDDSGAVFFDELKKYTKIHHVKAETLEALKGKLQAYNTVVIGFHKSNANPWKSYKFTEEELIWLEDIATSHDVILNIFTRPYALIDVKHTENIESIIVSYQNSDIAQQKSAQMIFGALEAKGSLPVSAGDSFKLGDGIQLNSLKRLGYTVPERVGMSTIKLKKVDSIANYAVKSKMTPGIQLLIARRGKVIYNKNYGKHTYEGKEKVSFDDIYDLASLTKILATLPLLMEMEEQGLISLDSKLSDIIPEYKDSNKADITIRSMLSHYARLRPWEPFYYHTLDTVTKKPSEKYYRRTKSEQFNIAVTKNLFLRSDYQDSIQKIIRESELLDNLRYRYSDFPYYILKKFIETHYDKGLEALVQEHFYKSLGANYTLYNPYYKISNKKIVPTEIDDYYRHQKVHGFVHDMGAAMQNGVGGHAGVFSNANDVAKIMQMFLQKGYYGGKRYFKPETMEKFNTCYYCEKDNRRGVGFDKPQLEDEGPTCGCVSMTSFGHSGFTGTYAWADPEEEIVYVFLANRTYPQAGKNLLLRENIRTEIQRFIYEAIEE, from the coding sequence ATGCGTCAAATCTGTTTTGTATTTCTTGCGCTTTCTGTTTTCAATATAACTTTAGGGCAAACTGTTTCTAATCCGCTGCTTGCTGAAGATGTCAATGCCCAAAAGAAATGGGTAGATAGTATATACAATACCATGACCTTAAAGGAGCGAGTGGGACAATTGTATATGGTTCAGGTCATGTCGAATCAAGACAGTAAGACTAAGACAAAGATTGTAAATCTCATCAAAAATCAAAAGATAGGAGGTATTATATACTCTAATGGCGGCCCTGTTAAACAAGCCAAGTTAAATAACGAGTTACAAGCTATTTCTAAAACACCGTTACTTATTGGCATGGATGCCGAGTGGGGGTTGTGTATGCGATTGGACTCTACTTATGCTTTCCCATGGAATATGACTATGGGAGCAATAAGCGATAATAAATTAATAGAGAAAGCTGGAAAACATATTGGGGAACACTGTAAACGAATAGGTGTTCATTTTAATTTTGCTCCGGTAGTTGATATCAATACCAATCCTGAAAATCCTATAATAGGAAACCGTTCCTTTGGAGAAAGTAGAGATAACGTTACGGCAAAAGCATTAGCTTTTATGAAAGGCATGCAAGGGGCTGGAGTTCTTGCCAATGCCAAGCACTTTCCGGGACATGGTGATACAAGTCAAGATTCCCATAAAACCTTACCCACAATCACGTTTGATGAAAAACGTATTGATTCTGTTGAATTATATCCATATAGACAGCTTATAAGAGCGGGGCTTTCTAGTGTTATGGTCGCACACTTAAATGTACCGAGTTTAGAAAGCAAACCAGGTTATCCTTCTTCTTTGTCGAAAAATATAGTAACCAATATTTTAAAGGAAACCCTAGGTTTTAAAGGATTAATTTTTACAGATGCCTTAACCATGAAGGGTGCAGCCGACTTCGATTTAACCGGAGACATAGATGTTGCAGCCTTTAAAGCAGGAAATGATGTTATGTTAATGTCTGAAGATCCAGAAATAGGCATACTAAAAATTGTTAGAGCTTATAATGATGGCGAAATAACCGAGGCTAGGTTGGCGCATTCAGTAAAAAAGATTCTTCAAGCTAAATACAAGGTAGGTCTAAATACATATTCTCCTATCGGTCTGTATAATCTAAAGGACGATTTGAATAGGTTAGAAGATGATATCTTGTACGAAGAACTTATTGAAAACGCCATAACGGTTGTCGAAAACAAAGCAAATTTATTGCCGGTTAGACATTTAGAAACCAAAAAGATAGCTTATGTTCAAATGGGAGACGATTCTGGTGCTGTGTTTTTTGATGAATTGAAAAAATATACAAAGATTCATCACGTTAAAGCAGAAACACTAGAAGCACTAAAGGGTAAGTTGCAGGCCTATAACACGGTTGTGATAGGTTTTCATAAATCGAATGCCAACCCTTGGAAATCCTATAAGTTTACAGAAGAAGAACTAATTTGGTTAGAAGACATCGCTACGAGTCACGATGTTATTTTAAATATTTTTACAAGACCATACGCCTTAATAGATGTAAAGCATACTGAAAATATAGAAAGTATTATTGTTAGTTATCAAAACAGTGATATTGCACAACAAAAGTCGGCTCAAATGATTTTCGGGGCTCTAGAAGCCAAGGGAAGTTTGCCTGTTTCTGCAGGCGATAGTTTTAAACTAGGAGATGGTATACAACTCAATAGTTTAAAACGTTTAGGATACACCGTTCCAGAGCGTGTAGGCATGAGTACCATAAAACTTAAAAAAGTAGATTCTATTGCCAATTATGCCGTGAAATCTAAAATGACACCAGGTATTCAATTGTTAATCGCTAGAAGGGGAAAGGTTATTTACAATAAAAACTACGGCAAGCATACTTATGAAGGCAAAGAAAAAGTGAGTTTCGATGATATTTACGATTTGGCTTCTTTAACAAAAATATTGGCGACCTTGCCGCTTTTGATGGAGATGGAAGAACAAGGCCTCATCTCTTTAGATAGTAAACTTTCTGATATTATTCCAGAATATAAAGATTCTAATAAAGCAGATATAACCATACGCAGTATGTTGTCGCATTATGCAAGGTTAAGACCTTGGGAGCCTTTTTACTATCATACATTAGATACGGTAACTAAAAAGCCAAGTGAAAAATATTATAGACGAACTAAAAGTGAACAGTTTAATATCGCCGTAACCAAAAATTTATTTTTGAGGTCTGATTATCAAGATTCTATTCAAAAAATAATACGAGAATCTGAATTGCTCGATAATCTAAGATATAGATACAGTGATTTTCCGTATTATATCTTAAAGAAATTTATTGAAACCCATTACGACAAAGGATTAGAAGCATTAGTTCAAGAACATTTTTATAAATCCTTAGGAGCTAATTATACGTTGTATAATCCGTATTATAAAATTAGCAACAAAAAGATAGTGCCCACTGAGATTGATGATTATTACAGGCATCAAAAAGTACATGGCTTTGTTCACGATATGGGAGCTGCCATGCAAAACGGCGTAGGAGGCCATGCAGGGGTGTTTAGTAATGCCAATGATGTCGCTAAAATAATGCAAATGTTCCTTCAAAAAGGTTATTATGGAGGTAAGCGCTATTTTAAGCCAGAGACAATGGAGAAGTTTAATACTTGTTATTATTGTGAGAAAGACAATAGAAGAGGTGTTGGTTTCGATAAACCTCAATTAGAAGATGAAGGACCAACATGTGGTTGTGTTTCCATGACAAGTTTCGGGCATTCAGGATTTACAGGAACTTACGCCTGGGCAGACCCAGAAGAAGAAATAGTATATGTGTTTTTGGCAAATAGAACGTATCCTCAAGCAGGAAAGAACCTATTGCTAAGAGAAAATATAAGAACTGAAATACAGCGCTTTATCTATGAAGCTATAGAGGAATAA
- the bshA gene encoding N-acetyl-alpha-D-glucosaminyl L-malate synthase BshA codes for MNIGIVCYPTFGGSGVVATELGLELSKRGHEIHFITYRQPVRLELISNNVHYHEVNVPEYPLFHYQPYELALSSKLVDMVKLHNIEILHVHYAIPHAYAAYTAKQMLKEEGIHVPIVTTLHGTDITLVGSHPFYKPAVTFSINKSDAVTAVSQNLKDDTLRLFNIENDINVVPNFIDLDKYNHSFTDCQRGMMANEQERIITHISNLRPVKRVQDVISVFYNIQKEMPAKLMFIGEGPDKEAVERQCAELGITDKVIFFGRSNEIDKILCFSDLFLLPSETESFGLAALEAMASRVPVISSNTGGIPEVNIHGFSGFLSDVGDIEDMTKNALHILSDDETLKQFKQNARTQSLKFDIHAIVPQYEAIYEDTLTKCLVL; via the coding sequence ATGAATATTGGTATTGTATGTTATCCCACGTTTGGGGGAAGTGGTGTGGTAGCTACCGAGTTAGGTCTAGAGTTATCTAAACGTGGTCATGAAATACATTTTATTACCTATCGTCAACCCGTTAGGTTAGAGCTCATTAGTAATAATGTGCACTATCACGAGGTTAATGTGCCAGAATACCCATTATTTCATTATCAGCCATATGAATTAGCGTTGTCCAGTAAGTTGGTTGATATGGTAAAGTTGCATAATATTGAAATTCTTCATGTACATTACGCAATACCTCATGCTTATGCCGCTTACACGGCTAAACAAATGCTTAAAGAAGAAGGGATTCATGTCCCTATTGTTACTACACTTCACGGAACCGATATTACACTTGTTGGAAGTCATCCATTTTATAAACCCGCTGTTACATTTAGTATTAATAAATCTGATGCGGTTACCGCGGTGTCTCAAAATCTAAAGGACGATACATTACGATTGTTTAATATTGAAAACGATATCAATGTAGTCCCTAACTTTATAGATTTAGATAAATACAACCATAGTTTTACAGATTGCCAAAGGGGTATGATGGCAAACGAGCAAGAACGCATCATCACGCATATTAGTAATTTAAGGCCTGTCAAACGCGTTCAAGATGTTATTAGTGTGTTCTATAACATTCAAAAGGAAATGCCGGCTAAGCTTATGTTTATTGGGGAAGGTCCCGATAAAGAGGCTGTTGAAAGACAGTGTGCTGAACTAGGCATTACAGATAAAGTGATTTTCTTCGGAAGGAGTAACGAAATAGACAAGATTCTTTGTTTCAGTGACTTGTTTTTACTACCATCAGAAACAGAAAGTTTTGGTTTGGCTGCTTTAGAGGCAATGGCTTCTAGAGTTCCTGTGATTTCTAGTAACACAGGAGGTATTCCTGAAGTTAATATTCACGGTTTCTCAGGATTTCTAAGTGATGTTGGTGACATTGAGGATATGACGAAAAATGCACTTCATATTTTAAGTGATGATGAAACACTGAAACAATTTAAACAAAACGCACGTACCCAATCCCTAAAATTTGATATACATGCTATTGTTCCCCAATACGAGGCCATTTACGAAGATACGCTAACGAAGTGCTTGGTACTTTAA
- a CDS encoding VOC family protein has protein sequence MIEEKQETSVLKSISNNLMVQNVDETLNFYTGIGFNIVYKSAKNGVAYWAYIKKDNVELFFQSKESLTKEFPELQSYSNGGALTLWFQVDNISKWYEEVKDKTDVIRPFGITDYNGAKEFVIKDINGFILHFSDFDLKGEINKSEM, from the coding sequence ATGATTGAAGAAAAACAGGAAACTAGTGTTCTAAAGTCCATTTCAAACAATTTAATGGTTCAAAATGTAGATGAGACTCTTAATTTTTACACTGGTATAGGGTTTAATATCGTGTATAAATCTGCCAAAAATGGTGTTGCCTACTGGGCGTATATCAAGAAGGACAATGTTGAGTTATTCTTTCAAAGTAAAGAATCACTGACTAAAGAGTTTCCAGAGTTACAAAGCTATAGCAATGGGGGAGCATTAACATTATGGTTTCAAGTAGATAATATTTCTAAATGGTATGAAGAGGTTAAAGATAAGACTGATGTGATTAGACCTTTTGGAATTACTGACTATAATGGAGCAAAAGAGTTTGTAATAAAAGATATTAATGGGTTTATACTTCATTTTTCAGATTTTGACTTAAAAGGAGAAATAAACAAGAGCGAGATGTAA
- a CDS encoding VOC family protein produces MKLGAFSVSLAVKDIHKSKAFYETLGFTVFAGNIEQNYLILKNESTIIGLFQGMFENNILTFNPGWDENANTLEQFDDVRTIQKHLKTNNVTLQSEADESTKGPASFVVLDPDGNAILVDQHV; encoded by the coding sequence ATGAAACTAGGCGCTTTTTCTGTTAGTCTTGCCGTAAAGGATATCCATAAATCCAAAGCATTTTATGAAACCTTAGGGTTTACGGTATTTGCTGGGAATATTGAACAAAATTATCTCATCTTGAAAAATGAAAGTACCATTATCGGACTTTTTCAAGGCATGTTCGAAAACAATATCCTAACTTTTAATCCCGGTTGGGACGAAAACGCTAATACTTTAGAACAGTTTGATGATGTTAGAACGATTCAGAAACATTTAAAAACTAATAATGTTACCCTGCAAAGTGAAGCTGATGAATCTACAAAAGGCCCTGCAAGTTTTGTAGTACTAGACCCCGATGGCAATGCTATTTTGGTTGACCAGCATGTTTAG
- a CDS encoding DUF1801 domain-containing protein produces the protein MKLISNPKVEHIFENYPNSVKTQMLFLRDLILETANEMEEITQLEETLKWGEPSYIAKHGSTLRIHWSSKSPNQYAMYFQCTSRLVTTFRLVFRDTFSFDGKRAIVFKLGDSINEEALKQCIKATLNYHKVKHLPMLGI, from the coding sequence TTGAAATTAATCTCCAATCCGAAAGTTGAACATATTTTTGAGAATTATCCCAATTCGGTAAAAACCCAGATGTTGTTTCTTAGAGATTTAATCCTCGAGACAGCAAACGAAATGGAAGAAATAACACAACTAGAAGAAACTCTAAAATGGGGAGAACCAAGCTATATTGCTAAGCATGGGAGTACCTTAAGAATACATTGGAGTTCAAAATCTCCCAATCAATATGCCATGTATTTTCAATGCACAAGCAGACTGGTAACTACATTTAGGTTAGTATTTAGAGATACATTTTCATTTGATGGCAAACGGGCTATAGTTTTTAAACTAGGAGATTCCATAAATGAAGAAGCTCTTAAACAATGTATTAAAGCTACTTTAAACTACCACAAAGTAAAGCACCTTCCTATGCTAGGTATATAA
- a CDS encoding ThuA domain-containing protein, with protein sequence MLTLLLVGCKAKTKSVKPEAKPKLKALIIDGENSHGIWPKSTFMMKDYLEQTGLFEVDINRTNFNWIGPHHNEVEGITDIKELISLYPLNDGKERQVVDTPKMDPNFSPNFNNYDVVISNFGWKSSDWSESTKVNFENYMKNGGGLVTVHAANNPWGNWLEFNKMIGLGAWGGRDHTSGPYVYYNDKNEVEFDESKGICGSHGKQQNFLIKTREKDHPIMKGLPEEWLHAKDELYERMRGPAKNMTILATAYSDANEDTKRTGRHEPMLLTINYGNGRIFHSTLGHMDYSFECSGFITTFQRGAEWAATGNVTQDIPKDFPTADSTSSRKWIYKPE encoded by the coding sequence TTGCTCACACTTTTACTTGTTGGCTGTAAGGCTAAAACGAAATCGGTAAAACCTGAAGCAAAACCAAAATTAAAAGCGCTTATCATAGATGGGGAAAACAGTCATGGTATATGGCCGAAGAGCACTTTTATGATGAAAGACTACCTAGAACAAACTGGGCTTTTTGAAGTAGATATAAACCGAACTAATTTTAATTGGATTGGCCCTCATCACAATGAAGTTGAAGGCATTACAGATATTAAAGAACTTATATCACTATATCCGTTAAATGATGGTAAAGAAAGACAGGTTGTAGACACTCCAAAAATGGACCCAAATTTTAGTCCCAACTTTAACAATTACGATGTGGTTATCTCTAATTTTGGTTGGAAGTCATCCGATTGGTCTGAAAGCACTAAGGTAAATTTTGAAAACTACATGAAAAACGGGGGCGGTTTGGTTACTGTTCATGCTGCCAATAATCCGTGGGGCAATTGGCTTGAGTTTAATAAAATGATAGGCCTAGGCGCCTGGGGAGGCAGAGACCACACCTCGGGGCCTTATGTGTATTATAATGATAAAAATGAAGTAGAATTCGACGAGTCTAAAGGTATATGTGGTTCTCATGGCAAACAGCAAAACTTCTTAATAAAAACAAGAGAAAAAGACCATCCAATCATGAAAGGGCTTCCAGAGGAATGGCTCCATGCTAAAGATGAGCTTTATGAGCGTATGAGAGGGCCTGCAAAAAATATGACTATACTTGCCACGGCTTATTCCGATGCTAATGAAGACACCAAACGAACAGGCCGACACGAACCCATGCTTTTAACCATAAACTATGGTAATGGTAGAATTTTCCATTCTACGCTTGGGCATATGGATTACTCTTTTGAATGTTCTGGTTTCATTACTACTTTCCAACGGGGCGCAGAATGGGCTGCTACCGGAAACGTAACTCAAGACATCCCAAAGGATTTCCCAACCGCCGATAGTACGAGTTCACGTAAATGGATTTACAAACCTGAATAA
- a CDS encoding UDP-2,3-diacylglucosamine diphosphatase, which translates to MKIKRKIEVAVISDVHLGTYGCHAKHLLTYLNSIEPKKLILNGDIIDIWQFSKRYFPKSHLKVIKKIMDMAADGVEIHYITGNHDEMLRKFSGTAIGNIAIKDKLVLDLDGKKGWFFHGDVFDVSIQQAKWLAKLGGYGYDILILLNRFVNWFLEKRGKERYSLSKKIKNSVKKAVKFINDYETVISDLAIENGYDYVVCGHIHQPKMEYKENKHGSTMYLNSGDWVENFTALEYQFRRWKIYNYNKDKLAPFYIDDTMEDLEVKDLIAAITIVEKHEKK; encoded by the coding sequence TTGAAGATTAAAAGAAAAATAGAAGTTGCCGTAATATCTGATGTGCATTTAGGCACCTACGGTTGCCATGCCAAACATTTACTAACCTATTTAAATAGTATAGAACCCAAAAAATTAATTTTGAATGGTGATATTATTGATATTTGGCAGTTTAGTAAACGGTATTTTCCGAAGTCGCACTTAAAAGTCATCAAAAAGATTATGGATATGGCTGCCGACGGTGTAGAAATACACTACATAACAGGCAATCATGACGAAATGCTTAGGAAGTTTAGCGGTACAGCTATTGGCAATATCGCAATAAAGGACAAACTTGTTCTTGATCTTGATGGGAAAAAAGGTTGGTTCTTTCATGGCGATGTTTTCGACGTATCCATACAACAAGCCAAATGGCTTGCTAAGCTTGGAGGTTACGGGTACGACATATTAATTTTACTGAATCGTTTTGTTAATTGGTTCCTTGAAAAGCGAGGAAAAGAACGCTACTCACTCTCTAAAAAAATTAAGAATAGCGTAAAAAAAGCAGTTAAATTCATCAATGATTACGAAACCGTAATTTCCGATTTAGCCATCGAAAACGGTTATGACTATGTGGTATGCGGACACATACACCAACCCAAAATGGAGTACAAAGAGAATAAACATGGTAGTACCATGTATTTAAATTCTGGAGACTGGGTTGAAAACTTTACAGCCTTAGAATATCAGTTTAGACGTTGGAAAATATACAACTACAACAAAGATAAGCTAGCTCCGTTTTACATAGACGATACCATGGAAGATTTAGAAGTAAAAGATCTTATTGCCGCCATTACCATTGTTGAGAAGCACGAAAAAAAATAA
- the aroC gene encoding chorismate synthase: protein MAGNSFGKLFNLTTYGESHGPALGGVIDGCPSGVELDLEAIQHELNRRKPGQSAIVTQRKEPDTVKFHSGIFEGKTTGTPIGFVIENTNQKSHDYTHIKDSYRPSHADYVYDKKYGFRDYRGGGRSSARETSCRVVAGAIAKQLLKDIEITAYVSSVGTMKLDKPYTELDLSKAEENIVRCPDMYMASQMESYIKDVRSKGDTVGGVVSCVIKNVPVGLGEPVFDKLHAELGKAMLSINAVKGFEYGSGFHGSTMYGSDHNDAFNNDGSTKTNYSGGIQGGISNGMDIYFNVAFKPVATLIQKYETIDKEGNTVEMQGKGRHDPCVVPRAVPIVEAMAALVLADFHLINKIYS from the coding sequence ATGGCAGGAAATTCCTTTGGAAAACTATTTAATTTAACGACTTACGGAGAATCTCATGGTCCAGCTTTAGGTGGCGTAATAGATGGGTGCCCTTCTGGTGTGGAACTGGATTTAGAAGCCATACAACATGAGTTAAATAGGCGTAAACCAGGGCAGTCTGCCATTGTAACACAACGTAAGGAACCTGATACTGTTAAATTTCACTCTGGTATTTTTGAAGGGAAGACTACGGGTACACCAATAGGTTTTGTCATTGAAAACACCAACCAAAAGTCTCACGATTATACGCATATTAAGGATAGCTACAGGCCAAGTCATGCCGATTATGTGTACGATAAAAAATATGGTTTTAGGGATTATCGTGGTGGCGGACGCAGTTCTGCACGCGAAACCTCATGTAGAGTAGTCGCTGGTGCGATTGCTAAACAGCTTTTAAAAGATATTGAGATTACAGCCTATGTATCTAGTGTGGGCACCATGAAGTTAGATAAACCTTATACTGAACTGGATTTATCTAAAGCCGAAGAAAATATTGTACGTTGTCCAGATATGTATATGGCTTCTCAAATGGAAAGCTATATCAAGGACGTAAGAAGTAAAGGCGATACTGTTGGGGGTGTTGTAAGTTGTGTTATAAAAAATGTTCCTGTTGGACTAGGAGAACCTGTTTTCGATAAATTACATGCCGAACTAGGGAAAGCCATGCTTTCTATAAATGCTGTAAAAGGGTTTGAATACGGGAGCGGTTTTCATGGTAGTACCATGTATGGTAGCGACCACAACGATGCTTTTAATAACGACGGTTCTACAAAGACCAATTATTCAGGCGGAATTCAAGGCGGTATAAGCAACGGTATGGATATTTACTTTAACGTGGCTTTTAAACCGGTTGCTACGCTTATTCAAAAGTATGAAACCATAGATAAAGAAGGGAATACTGTTGAAATGCAAGGTAAAGGGCGTCATGACCCTTGTGTTGTGCCAAGAGCTGTACCTATTGTAGAAGCCATGGCAGCATTGGTTTTAGCAGATTTTCACTTAATCAATAAGATATATTCTTAG
- a CDS encoding thioesterase family protein has protein sequence MLYYWLHLAFIFLGSKFFWKQVDLATNLTRSRRVSILDCEAFRFMANSKYFYYMDLIRFEIMFRTNLYKHTVNKGKFPVLGGQKIIYKKPLKRWTKFNITLILEGWDDHWVYHRQVFTRNNEIYAIGFTKVGFWYKHKIQDIRPIILESGMTKTEMPASKEILDFFSNDYNILKGEKQ, from the coding sequence ATGCTATATTACTGGTTGCATCTTGCGTTTATATTTCTAGGTTCCAAGTTTTTTTGGAAACAGGTCGATTTAGCGACCAATCTTACCAGAAGCCGTCGTGTAAGTATTCTAGATTGCGAGGCCTTTCGGTTTATGGCAAACTCCAAGTATTTCTATTACATGGATTTGATTAGGTTCGAAATTATGTTCCGAACCAATTTATACAAGCATACTGTAAACAAAGGAAAATTTCCTGTACTTGGTGGCCAAAAAATAATTTATAAAAAACCTCTAAAACGTTGGACTAAATTTAACATCACCCTAATACTAGAAGGTTGGGATGACCATTGGGTGTATCATCGGCAGGTTTTTACGAGAAATAACGAAATTTACGCTATAGGGTTTACCAAAGTTGGTTTTTGGTATAAACATAAAATTCAAGACATCCGGCCGATTATTTTGGAAAGTGGTATGACTAAAACAGAAATGCCTGCATCAAAAGAGATTTTGGACTTTTTTAGTAACGATTATAATATTTTAAAAGGTGAAAAACAATGA
- a CDS encoding sulfurtransferase, producing MIDKPLVSVQWLNEHLYNPNLVVLDGTINKTFDTNLQQIPKARFFDIKLKFSDISGEFPSTFPSKEQFQEEARKLGINKNSTIVVYDDKGIYSCARVWWLFRAFGHFNVAVLDGGFPKWIKSGYPTETMSEFKGETGDFEAKLQQGYMMFFEDVQKASASNSHIIVDARSSGRFNGEVPEPRAGLRSGTIPNSVNLPFTDLLMDGVFKSEDDVKTLFGKVIETKDTPTIFSCGSGITACVLALGAEMSGYDNLSVYDGSWTEWGTLNSGRLEHPSKWTKEQLLAYILIYVSNLDLNESWNEREYIWRRVEKCVYQQMHEQFEKDNDYQSIQNIIEAVKAHDYYRNDLADLFADIKLMAFADGNLHQMEQMVYNCLRNILKVR from the coding sequence ATGATTGATAAACCTTTAGTTTCCGTACAATGGCTTAACGAACATCTATATAATCCAAATCTTGTTGTGTTAGATGGTACAATCAACAAGACTTTTGATACTAATCTACAGCAGATTCCTAAAGCACGCTTTTTTGATATAAAACTTAAGTTTAGTGATATCTCGGGCGAATTTCCAAGTACATTCCCCAGTAAAGAACAATTTCAGGAGGAAGCCAGAAAATTAGGTATTAATAAAAACAGCACTATTGTGGTATATGACGATAAAGGTATTTATTCCTGTGCCCGGGTTTGGTGGCTATTTAGAGCTTTTGGTCACTTTAACGTGGCCGTTTTAGATGGTGGTTTTCCTAAGTGGATAAAATCAGGTTATCCTACAGAAACCATGAGTGAGTTTAAAGGAGAAACAGGTGATTTTGAAGCAAAGCTTCAACAAGGATACATGATGTTTTTTGAGGACGTACAAAAAGCCTCGGCTAGCAACTCTCATATTATTGTTGATGCGCGCTCCAGCGGACGGTTTAATGGCGAAGTTCCAGAACCCCGCGCGGGGTTGCGTAGTGGAACTATTCCGAATTCGGTGAATTTACCTTTTACCGATTTACTCATGGATGGCGTGTTTAAATCGGAAGACGATGTGAAAACCTTGTTTGGCAAAGTCATCGAAACCAAAGACACACCTACTATTTTTTCCTGTGGCTCTGGCATTACGGCCTGTGTTTTGGCGTTAGGAGCCGAAATGTCTGGATATGATAATCTATCGGTTTATGATGGGTCTTGGACGGAGTGGGGAACTTTAAATTCAGGGCGTTTGGAACATCCCAGTAAATGGACAAAAGAACAATTGCTAGCTTATATACTTATTTACGTTTCCAATTTAGATTTAAATGAATCTTGGAACGAACGAGAATACATATGGCGTAGAGTTGAAAAGTGTGTATACCAGCAAATGCACGAGCAATTTGAAAAAGATAACGATTATCAAAGCATTCAAAACATTATTGAAGCTGTAAAAGCCCATGACTATTATAGAAATGATTTGGCCGATTTATTCGCAGACATTAAACTAATGGCATTTGCAGACGGCAACTTACACCAAATGGAACAAATGGTTTATAATTGTTTACGAAATATTTTGAAGGTGAGGTAG
- a CDS encoding thiol-disulfide oxidoreductase DCC family protein, whose protein sequence is MIDIPKNKKLILFDGVCNLCNSSVQYVIKHDKKDLFLFAPLQSDIGQNIIKHYNIDTNTIDSILLYTPEQGITYKSTAALQIAKHLGFPRNLAVIFFIIPTVLRNWVYDFIARNRYKWYGKKEACMIPTPELKRKFLE, encoded by the coding sequence ATGATAGATATACCAAAAAACAAAAAACTTATTCTATTCGATGGTGTTTGCAACCTTTGCAACAGTTCTGTGCAATATGTTATTAAGCACGATAAGAAAGACCTTTTTTTGTTTGCACCACTGCAAAGCGACATAGGACAAAACATCATCAAGCATTACAATATTGACACCAACACCATAGACTCCATTCTGCTATACACTCCAGAACAAGGTATCACTTACAAATCTACTGCAGCGTTACAAATTGCTAAACACTTAGGTTTCCCTAGAAATTTAGCTGTTATCTTTTTCATTATCCCAACCGTTTTACGCAATTGGGTATATGACTTCATTGCTAGAAACCGTTACAAATGGTATGGCAAAAAAGAGGCTTGTATGATTCCCACTCCAGAATTGAAGCGTAAGTTTTTGGAGTAA